The Streptomyces sp. NBC_01381 genomic interval CGCCCGGTACGTCCAGCGCCCCCGTCTTCCGCAGCCTCCCGCCGACCGCCGACGTCGTGATCGTCGGCGGGGGCGTGATGGGTGCCTCCATCGCCTTCCACCTCGCCGAGGCCGGGGTGCGCGACATCGTCGTCCTCGAACGCGGCGAGCTCGCCTGCGGCAGCTCCGGCAAACCGATCGGCGGCGTCCGCGCCCACTTCTCCGACCCCCTCAACATCGAGCTCGGCCGGCGCAGTCTGCGCGCCTTCCAGGACTTTCCACACCGGCCTGGCGCCGACATCCGCCTGGACACCGTGGGCTATCTCTTCCTGCTCACCAGTGAGACGCAGGCCGCGGAGTTTGAGCAAAGCGTCCGCCTCCAGAACGGCATGGGCGTGCCCAGCCGCATGGTCGACGCGGCCGAGGCACGGCGCCTGTGCCCCTACCTGAGCGCCGACGGTCTGGTGGCCGCCGTGCACTCCCCCACCGACGGGCACGCCCGCCCCGCCCTGGTCGTGCGCGGGTACGCCGACGCGGCGGCCCGGGCGGGCGTCCGGTTCGCCACGCACACCCGCGTGACCGGTATGGACACCCCAGGTGGCCGCGTCAGCGCCGTGCACACCGACCGCGGCACGATCGCCTGCGCCACCGTGATCTGTACGGCGGGCGCCTGGTCCGGGCAGATCGCCGCCATGGCCGGCGTGGACCTGCCCGTCAGGCCGGTGCGCCGCCAACTCGCCTTCACCGAACCGCTGTCGCCGTCGGCGCCGCGGATCCCCTTCACCATCGACTTCACGTCGTCGGCGTACTTCCACAACAGCGACGACGGCCTGCTGTTCGGTCTCGCCGACCCCGGCCAGCCCGACGGCTTCGACACCACGTGGACTCCGGAGTGGCTCGGCCTGTTCCGGGACGTCGTGCGCCACCGCGCCCCCGCGCTCGCCGCGATGCCGGTCGCCGACGGCTGGGCGGGCCTGTACGAGGTCACCCCCGACCACAACGCGCTGATCGGCCGCTCCGGCGAAGTGCCCAACTTCCTTTACGCCACCGGGTTCTCGGGCCATGGATTCCTCCAGGCACCCGCCGTCGGCGAGATCGTGCGCGATCTGCACCTGGAGCGGGAGCCGTGCGTCGACATCGCGCCGATGAGCGTCGAGCGGTTCCGGGCCGGGGCCGCGATCCGCCCAGAGGCGCACGTCGTATGACTCGTCCACCCGCTTCGAAAGGCAGGCCTTTCATGATCAGCCAGTGGCGGCTGCGAGCCGCCTTCGCCGTCCGGCTCTCGGAGATGTACGGGCGTGAGGTTCCCGCCTACACCACGCTCGTGGACGTCTCGCGCGAGGTGAACGAGGACGTCCTGCGCGCTCGGGGCGCCGACGCCGAACGGCTCGGCTCCATCGGCCGGGTCACCGCCGAGCGGCACGGCGCCATCCGCGTGGGCACCCCCGCCGAACTGCGCGATGTCGCACGGGTCTTCGGCGCGCTCGGCATGCGTCCGGTCGGCTTCTACGACCTGCGGGAGGCGGCCGCTAGCGCGGTGCCCGTCGTGTCGACGGCGTTCCGTCCCGTGGACGCCGAGGAGCTGGCGCGCAATCCCTTCCGGGTCTTCACCTCCCTGCTCACGCCCGCGGACCCGCGCTTCTTCGACGCCGACCTGCGCGCCCGCCTGGAGACGTTCCTGGCCGGGCGTGAGCTGTTCCCACCGGAGCTGCTCGCCCTGGCCGACCGGGCCGGTGCCGAGCGTGAGCTGCCCGAAGCGGAGGCCGAGCGTTTCCTCCAACTGGCCGTCCAGGTCTTTGAATTGTCCGCAGAACCGATCGACCAGGCATGGTACGCGGAGCTGGAGAAGGTCTCCGCGGTCGCCGCGGACATCGGCGGCGTCGGCTCCACCCACATCAACCACCTCACCCCGCGCGTCCTGGACATCGACGAGTTGTACCGGCGCATGACCGACCGGGGCATCGAGATGATCGACGCCATCCAGGGCCCGCCCGACTGGAAGGGTCCCGATCTGCTGCTGCGCCAGACGTCCTTCCGCGCCCTGGCCGAACCGCGCGCCCTGCGCCGGCCGGACGGCACCGTCACGCGCGGCGCGCTGCGGGTGCGGTTCGGCGAGGTCGAGGCCCGCGGCATCGCCCTCACGCCCGCGGGCCGCGCGCTCTACGACCGGCTGCTCGCCCTCGTCGACGACCAGGTTGCCGCCCGCCCGGCGGCGGACCGCACCGCACTGGCCCGCGCCCTGTGGGCCGAGCACGTCCCCGGCAGCGAGCGCGAACTCGCCGCCCAAGAGCTCGCCTACTTCACCTACAGCGTCAGCCCTGACCGCGTCCGTACGAGCACCCAACTACCCGCCACCATTGGCGAGTTGGTGGACCAAGGCTGGGTGCGGGCCGAACCCGTGGTCTACGAGGACTTCCTGCCGCGCTCCGCCGCCGGCATCTTCCAGTCCAACCTCAGCGGCGAGGGCTCCCGGAACACCGGGCAGGAAGGCGCCGCGTACGACAGCGACTGGCTCTCCGGCGCCATCGACCGCGAGGTCCTCGACCCGTTCGCCCTGTACGAGCACCAGCAGAGCCTCTCCATCACCCGGGTCGGCCGCGAACTGGGCCTGAGCCTCGACGGCACGCACCCCCGCTGAAACCCCTCCGCCCCACCCGCACACCTCACCCAGGGAGCACCATGACCGGCACCACCGCCCTGCCCACC includes:
- a CDS encoding VOC family protein, whose protein sequence is MISQWRLRAAFAVRLSEMYGREVPAYTTLVDVSREVNEDVLRARGADAERLGSIGRVTAERHGAIRVGTPAELRDVARVFGALGMRPVGFYDLREAAASAVPVVSTAFRPVDAEELARNPFRVFTSLLTPADPRFFDADLRARLETFLAGRELFPPELLALADRAGAERELPEAEAERFLQLAVQVFELSAEPIDQAWYAELEKVSAVAADIGGVGSTHINHLTPRVLDIDELYRRMTDRGIEMIDAIQGPPDWKGPDLLLRQTSFRALAEPRALRRPDGTVTRGALRVRFGEVEARGIALTPAGRALYDRLLALVDDQVAARPAADRTALARALWAEHVPGSERELAAQELAYFTYSVSPDRVRTSTQLPATIGELVDQGWVRAEPVVYEDFLPRSAAGIFQSNLSGEGSRNTGQEGAAYDSDWLSGAIDREVLDPFALYEHQQSLSITRVGRELGLSLDGTHPR
- a CDS encoding FAD-binding oxidoreductase, whose translation is MSSSPGTSSAPVFRSLPPTADVVIVGGGVMGASIAFHLAEAGVRDIVVLERGELACGSSGKPIGGVRAHFSDPLNIELGRRSLRAFQDFPHRPGADIRLDTVGYLFLLTSETQAAEFEQSVRLQNGMGVPSRMVDAAEARRLCPYLSADGLVAAVHSPTDGHARPALVVRGYADAAARAGVRFATHTRVTGMDTPGGRVSAVHTDRGTIACATVICTAGAWSGQIAAMAGVDLPVRPVRRQLAFTEPLSPSAPRIPFTIDFTSSAYFHNSDDGLLFGLADPGQPDGFDTTWTPEWLGLFRDVVRHRAPALAAMPVADGWAGLYEVTPDHNALIGRSGEVPNFLYATGFSGHGFLQAPAVGEIVRDLHLEREPCVDIAPMSVERFRAGAAIRPEAHVV